GCGCTGCGGATGTTGTGATCGAATTGCTGCGAGGCGGTCAGCCGGATGTGTTCCAGCACATGCGTGGCAATGCCGGTAATGGTCTGGCGCGCGCGCGGATGCAGGTTGTAGCCCAGCATCGACTTGGGGCTCTGCACCAGGTTGCCTTCGCCTTCCAGGAAATACGCATCCAGCGCCTCGTCGCCGTAGACCGCGTTCTGCAGCAATGCCGCGGAACTGCGCGGCGCACGTACTTGTTCTTCCATCCATTGCCGGCGCACCACCCGCAGGGCGTCGCGGCGCAGGCTGTCCTGGCTGGGGCTGCGCCCGGCGGCGGCCGCGTCGCGGCGTCCGGCATCGATCAGGCGTTCGAGTTCGTATTCCAGCGCCGGCGTCAGGCTGAAATCGTCCGGGTCACGCATGATTTCCGGGAAATACACGGTGGTGCGGAACTGCAATGCCTCGCCAAAGCGCACCGGGACCACCTTGCCGTCGACGATGGCCGCCGCGGCGGAGTTGCTGGTACCGAAGTCGATGCCGAGTTTCATGCGGGCGCGCCTGTGAGCGGGCCGCGCACTTTACTACGGCTGCCTGCCTGCCGTTGCGGCAGGCCTTACGGCCGGTCTGCGGCCTGCGCTGGCGGGAGCGCCGCGCACCACTGGCGCGCGGCGCAACGCCTCAGGCGGCGATGTCGGTGACGTGGCCCTGGTCGAGTTCTTCGGTGGTGGCCTCGCGCACCGCGGTCACTTCGACGGCGAAATGCAGGGTTTGCCCGGCCAGCGGGTGATTGCCGTCCACGGTGACCTGCTCGGGGCCGACCTCGGTGACAGTGACCATCACCGGCCCCTGCTGGGTGCGCGCTTCGAACTGCGCGCCCGGAACCACGTCCACGTCGCTGGGGAAAGCTTCGCGCGGCACGTGCTGGATCAATTGCGCATGGCGCGGGCCGTAGCCCTGTTCCGGCGCGACATCGGCGGTGAGTGTGTCGCCGGTGCGCTTGCCGTCCAGTGCCTGTTCCAGGCCCGGCACGATGTTGCCGGCGCCGTGCAGATAGCTCAGCGGGGTGTCGGGCGTGGAGCGATCGAGCACCTGGCCGCTGTCGTCGGAGAGGGTGTAGTGAATGGTCGCAACGCGACCCTGGGTGATTTCCATGGGAAACCTCCATTGATTGAGTACAAGGGGAGTGCATCGGTCAGATCACGATGCGAGACGATGGCGCACCACAACGGTAGGCAATCGATACAGCCGATGCAACCGCGACCGCGCGTGCGGGTTACGGC
The nucleotide sequence above comes from Xanthomonas campestris pv. campestris str. ATCC 33913. Encoded proteins:
- a CDS encoding FKBP-type peptidyl-prolyl cis-trans isomerase; amino-acid sequence: MEITQGRVATIHYTLSDDSGQVLDRSTPDTPLSYLHGAGNIVPGLEQALDGKRTGDTLTADVAPEQGYGPRHAQLIQHVPREAFPSDVDVVPGAQFEARTQQGPVMVTVTEVGPEQVTVDGNHPLAGQTLHFAVEVTAVREATTEELDQGHVTDIAA